A genomic window from Bacteroidota bacterium includes:
- a CDS encoding DUF4270 domain-containing protein, whose amino-acid sequence MGCREPDIVDVGLNTPANVGYLDSATVELDTFIPTLDSLFTKNVTAAVLGNYTDPVLGRVNAEIYTQISLPGANVAFEADAVADSIVLFLPLVDYYGKPSSRLNLEVYELTESIADGTNYYATSRFATGTTELGGGASFALAADKLGSDTIKIKLNVSLAQRILDATSDQLANNTNFHQFFKGLHIKTQPVVGDVGVVYTVALRNVLVGSAAPASLKIYYRGTGENKVYTLTVQSGVTQRTNYLERGDISGTLLGQLVGDAAPIGRQVAILQSIFPVQVRAKISKLPANRIAINRAILELPVDTTYVDSNPFLYYRPIPRSLQLYQADETGEKIDRKSAILNQSDFLPATDRYEFNITSYLNQYYEQDGVINDLLLVPNSLALVFTSSGLPTFASAARSVLGNIDHPTRRPRVRVYYTNLP is encoded by the coding sequence GTGGGCTGTAGGGAGCCCGACATTGTGGATGTGGGCCTGAATACCCCGGCTAATGTGGGCTACCTGGATAGTGCAACAGTAGAACTGGATACGTTTATACCCACGCTGGATTCGCTCTTTACCAAAAATGTGACGGCTGCCGTGCTAGGCAACTATACCGACCCCGTGCTGGGCCGCGTGAATGCTGAAATTTACACCCAGATTAGCCTCCCCGGGGCCAACGTAGCCTTCGAAGCCGATGCCGTGGCCGACTCTATCGTCCTGTTTCTGCCACTGGTGGACTACTATGGCAAGCCCAGCAGCAGGCTGAATCTGGAGGTATATGAACTGACAGAGAGTATTGCGGATGGCACGAACTACTATGCCACCAGCCGCTTTGCCACAGGCACAACCGAGCTGGGCGGCGGTGCCAGCTTTGCCCTGGCTGCCGATAAGCTTGGTTCTGACACAATCAAGATCAAACTGAATGTAAGCCTGGCCCAGCGTATACTAGACGCTACAAGCGATCAGCTGGCCAATAACACGAACTTCCACCAGTTTTTCAAGGGTTTGCACATCAAGACCCAGCCTGTGGTGGGCGATGTGGGGGTGGTGTACACCGTAGCCCTCCGAAATGTACTGGTGGGGAGTGCGGCACCTGCCTCGCTGAAGATCTATTACCGGGGCACCGGCGAAAACAAAGTGTATACCCTAACGGTGCAGAGTGGCGTAACACAGCGCACCAACTACCTGGAACGCGGGGATATAAGTGGCACCCTACTGGGCCAACTGGTGGGCGATGCCGCACCGATTGGCCGACAAGTGGCTATACTACAGTCCATTTTTCCGGTTCAGGTGCGTGCCAAAATCAGCAAGCTGCCAGCCAACCGGATTGCCATCAATCGTGCCATACTGGAGCTGCCGGTGGATACCACCTATGTGGACAGCAATCCCTTCCTGTATTACCGCCCTATCCCCAGGTCGCTACAGCTCTACCAGGCCGACGAGACCGGAGAGAAGATTGATCGAAAGTCTGCCATCCTGAATCAGAGCGACTTTTTGCCCGCAACCGATCGGTACGAATTTAATATAACCAGCTATTTGAACCAGTATTATGAGCAGGACGGTGTGATAAATGACCTGCTACTGGTACCAAACTCGCTTGCCCTGGTGTTCACCAGTAGTGGGCTGCCCACTTTTGCCAGTGCCGCCCGCTCTGTACTGGGCAATATAGACCACCCAACGCGCAGGCCGCGCGTACGCGTGTATTACACAAATCTGCCGTGA